One window of the Pseudomonas sihuiensis genome contains the following:
- the arsB gene encoding ACR3 family arsenite efflux transporter: MTNACDTTLKQSAGAPLGFFERYLTLWVFLCIAAGTALGLVAPQAAQAVGAMEIAQVNIPVGVLIWVMIIPMLMKIDFGSLHEVRGQKAGIGVTLFVNWVVKPFSMALIGWLFIKILFADWLPADQLDSYMAGLILLGAAPCTAMVFVWSNLCNGNANFTISQVALNDLVMVFAFAPIVALLLGVSSIPVPWDTLLLSVVMYIVIPLAIAQAVRAHLLKRGKPTFEAALAKISPFSIIALLATLVLLFSFQGQAIVEQPLVIGILAMPILLQTLLIAALGYWLNRSLKVSHDVAGPSTMIGASNFFELAVAVAIVLYGFDSGAALATVVGVLIEVPVMLWLVRMVNNSRNWYERALH; encoded by the coding sequence ATGACAAATGCGTGTGACACCACCCTGAAGCAATCCGCAGGCGCGCCCCTGGGGTTCTTCGAGCGTTACCTGACCCTGTGGGTGTTCCTCTGTATCGCAGCCGGCACGGCACTCGGTCTGGTCGCACCGCAGGCCGCCCAGGCGGTAGGCGCCATGGAGATTGCCCAGGTGAACATCCCGGTCGGCGTGCTGATCTGGGTAATGATCATCCCCATGCTGATGAAGATCGATTTCGGCTCGCTGCATGAAGTGCGCGGGCAAAAAGCCGGCATCGGCGTCACCCTGTTCGTCAACTGGGTGGTCAAGCCCTTCTCCATGGCCCTGATCGGCTGGCTGTTCATCAAGATCCTGTTCGCCGACTGGCTGCCGGCCGACCAGCTCGACAGCTACATGGCCGGGCTGATCCTGCTTGGTGCCGCGCCTTGCACGGCGATGGTGTTCGTCTGGAGCAATCTCTGTAATGGCAACGCCAATTTCACCATCAGCCAGGTGGCGCTCAACGATCTGGTGATGGTGTTCGCCTTCGCCCCCATCGTCGCCCTGCTGCTCGGTGTATCGTCGATCCCGGTGCCCTGGGACACCCTACTGCTCTCGGTGGTGATGTACATCGTCATCCCCCTGGCCATCGCCCAGGCCGTGCGCGCCCACCTGCTCAAGCGCGGCAAGCCCACCTTCGAAGCGGCCCTGGCGAAAATCTCTCCCTTCTCCATCATCGCTCTGTTGGCCACCCTGGTGCTGCTGTTCTCCTTTCAGGGCCAGGCCATCGTCGAACAACCACTGGTGATCGGCATTCTGGCCATGCCTATCCTGCTGCAGACGCTGCTGATCGCCGCGCTCGGCTACTGGCTCAACCGCTCGCTCAAGGTGAGCCATGACGTGGCCGGCCCCTCGACCATGATCGGCGCATCCAACTTCTTCGAGCTGGCCGTGGCCGTGGCTATCGTACTCTACGGCTTCGACTCCGGTGCGGCGCTGGCCACCGTGGTCGGCGTGCTGATCGAGGTGCCGGTGATGCTCTGGCTGGTACGCATGGTCAACAATAGTCGCAACTGGTACGAGCGAGCCCTGCACTGA